The proteins below come from a single Piscinibacter gummiphilus genomic window:
- a CDS encoding FAD:protein FMN transferase, translated as MLFGFSKPRVQSDTPAAAPSRAWGRSQAKGEWMSREEAIMGTAVRVELWAPEREQGEAALNAVMAEMHRIDRTMSPHKSDSELSVINREASRRPVPLSAEMARLVSRAIDFSKLSDGAFDITYAGVGQLYDYRAGIKPSDEAVAAAKPTVGWRHLILDREQRTLRFAREGVRIDLGGFAKGHAVDTSVAILRRMGIANASVAAGGDSYVMGDRGGRPWSIGIRDPQRDSGVVAVLPLEDTSISTSGDYERFFIEDGVRHHHLLDPRTGRSPRALRSVTILAADGLTSEALSKCLFVMGLDAGMRLVESQPGVDAVVVDAQGALHYSSGLLDGAAAPSQ; from the coding sequence ATGCTGTTCGGTTTCTCCAAGCCCCGTGTCCAGAGCGACACCCCGGCCGCGGCTCCGAGCCGCGCGTGGGGCCGTTCGCAGGCGAAGGGCGAGTGGATGAGCCGTGAGGAAGCCATCATGGGCACCGCGGTGCGCGTGGAGCTGTGGGCTCCCGAGCGCGAGCAAGGCGAGGCGGCACTCAATGCCGTGATGGCGGAGATGCACCGCATCGACCGCACCATGAGCCCGCACAAGTCGGACTCCGAGCTTTCCGTCATCAACCGCGAAGCCTCGCGCCGCCCCGTGCCGCTGAGCGCCGAGATGGCGCGCCTGGTTTCGCGGGCCATCGACTTCTCCAAGCTGTCCGACGGCGCCTTCGACATCACCTACGCCGGCGTCGGCCAGCTGTACGACTACCGCGCCGGTATCAAGCCGAGCGACGAGGCCGTGGCCGCGGCAAAGCCGACGGTCGGCTGGCGCCACCTCATCCTCGACCGCGAGCAGCGCACCCTGCGCTTCGCCCGCGAAGGCGTGCGCATCGACCTCGGCGGCTTCGCCAAGGGTCATGCGGTCGACACCAGCGTGGCCATCCTGCGCCGCATGGGCATCGCCAACGCCTCGGTGGCAGCCGGCGGTGACAGCTACGTGATGGGCGACCGTGGCGGCCGCCCCTGGAGCATCGGCATCCGCGACCCGCAGCGCGACAGTGGCGTGGTGGCGGTGCTGCCGCTGGAAGACACGTCGATCTCGACTTCGGGTGACTACGAACGCTTCTTCATCGAAGACGGCGTGCGCCATCACCACCTGCTCGACCCCCGCACCGGCCGTTCGCCACGCGCGCTGCGCAGCGTGACGATCCTCGCTGCCGACGGGTTGACCAGCGAGGCGCTGTCGAAGTGCCTCTTCGTGATGGGTTTGGATGCCGGCATGCGACTCGTCGAGTCGCAGCCGGGTGTGGATGCGGTGGTGGTCGACGCGCAAGGGGCGCTGCACTACTCGTCCGGGTTGCTGGATGGCGCGGCTGCGCCGTCCCAGTAA
- the ccmE gene encoding cytochrome c maturation protein CcmE gives MKPRHKRIAIIVGALAGLGVATALVLNALQSNVAFFFTPTQVAAGEAPKNRAFRVGGMVREGSVKRDQMTVHFIVTDTAKDVRVTYTGILPDLFKEGKGAVVQGKFNPDGEFHATEVLAKHDENYMPPEAQHAVDQAHKAAKTVDKK, from the coding sequence ATGAAACCTCGACACAAGCGCATCGCGATCATCGTGGGCGCACTCGCCGGCCTGGGCGTCGCCACCGCGCTGGTGCTCAACGCCCTTCAGAGCAACGTCGCCTTCTTCTTCACGCCCACGCAAGTGGCCGCCGGTGAAGCGCCGAAGAACCGGGCCTTCCGCGTCGGCGGCATGGTGCGAGAAGGCAGTGTCAAGCGCGACCAGATGACCGTGCACTTCATCGTGACCGACACAGCGAAAGATGTGCGCGTCACCTACACCGGCATCCTTCCCGACCTCTTCAAGGAGGGCAAAGGCGCGGTGGTGCAAGGCAAGTTCAATCCCGACGGTGAGTTCCATGCCACCGAGGTGCTGGCCAAGCACGACGAGAACTACATGCCGCCGGAGGCCCAGCACGCGGTCGACCAGGCACACAAGGCCGCGAAGACCGTCGACAAGAAATAG
- a CDS encoding heme lyase CcmF/NrfE family subunit, translating into MTPELGHLALILALLVALVQGVLPIFGAHRGHAGWMALARPAAQTQFLLVAFAFGCLMHAFIANDFSVQYVAQHSNSKLPTAYRAAAVWGGHEGSLLLWLLMLTGWSCAVSLLSRQLPQAMVSRVLGVLGLVAVGFLLFMLLTSNPFDRQLPGAQDGADLNPLLQDPGLVVHPPMLYMGYVGFSVAFAFAIAALLAGRLDAAWARWSRPWTNVAWVFLTLGIALGSYWAYYELGWGGWWFWDPVENASFMPWLIGTALIHSLAVTEKRGSFKNWTVLLAIAAFSLSLLGTFLVRSGVLTSVHAFATDPKRGIFILAFLVVVIGGSLTLFAWRAAKVSMGGAFALFSRETLLLVNNVLLAVACGSVLLGTLYPLLIDALGMGKLSVGPPYFNSVFVPIMLPLLFLLAVGPLARWKHADARDMARRLRLAAVIAVVAGVGLPFLVGDHWSPLVALGLLLAVWIVASSAFQIRERLRSGWPPRSYWGMHIAHIGMAVFVVGVTMVKGYEVEKDVRMAVGDTVEMGGYTFRLDGVRQVEGPNYTAARGDVALLKDKVELRHLHPEKRNYFSSQMPMTETAIDTGFTRDLYVSLGEALDTEGRVWSVRVYYKPFVMWIWSGCLLMALGGGIAAADRRYRLKQKSAVAVHGAPA; encoded by the coding sequence ATGACCCCAGAACTCGGCCACCTGGCCCTCATCCTTGCGCTCTTGGTGGCGCTGGTCCAAGGTGTGCTGCCGATCTTCGGTGCGCACCGGGGCCATGCCGGCTGGATGGCGCTCGCCCGCCCGGCCGCGCAGACGCAGTTCCTGCTGGTGGCCTTCGCCTTCGGCTGCCTGATGCACGCCTTCATCGCCAACGACTTCTCGGTGCAGTACGTGGCGCAGCACTCCAACTCCAAGCTGCCCACCGCGTACCGCGCGGCGGCGGTCTGGGGCGGCCATGAAGGCTCGCTGCTGCTGTGGCTGCTGATGCTCACCGGGTGGTCGTGCGCGGTGAGTCTCCTGTCGCGCCAGCTGCCGCAGGCGATGGTGTCGCGGGTGCTGGGCGTGCTGGGCCTGGTGGCGGTGGGCTTCCTGCTCTTCATGCTGCTCACCTCCAACCCGTTCGACCGCCAGCTGCCCGGCGCGCAAGACGGTGCCGACCTGAACCCGCTGCTGCAGGACCCGGGCCTCGTCGTTCACCCGCCCATGCTCTACATGGGCTACGTCGGCTTTTCGGTGGCCTTCGCCTTTGCCATCGCTGCGCTCCTCGCCGGCCGGCTCGACGCCGCCTGGGCGCGCTGGTCGCGCCCGTGGACCAACGTCGCCTGGGTCTTCCTGACACTCGGCATCGCGCTCGGCTCCTACTGGGCCTATTACGAGCTGGGCTGGGGCGGCTGGTGGTTTTGGGACCCGGTGGAAAACGCCTCCTTCATGCCCTGGCTGATCGGCACCGCGCTGATCCACTCGCTGGCGGTGACCGAAAAGCGCGGCAGCTTCAAGAACTGGACGGTGCTGCTGGCCATCGCCGCCTTCTCGCTCTCGCTGCTGGGCACCTTCCTCGTGCGCTCGGGCGTGCTGACTTCGGTGCACGCCTTCGCGACCGACCCCAAGCGCGGCATCTTCATCCTCGCCTTCCTGGTGGTCGTGATCGGCGGCTCGCTCACGCTCTTTGCGTGGCGCGCGGCCAAGGTGAGCATGGGCGGCGCCTTCGCCCTCTTCTCGCGCGAGACGCTGCTGCTCGTCAACAACGTGCTGCTGGCCGTGGCCTGCGGCTCGGTGCTGCTGGGCACGCTCTACCCGCTGCTGATCGACGCCCTCGGCATGGGCAAGCTCTCGGTCGGCCCGCCCTACTTCAACTCGGTCTTCGTGCCGATCATGCTGCCGCTGCTCTTCCTGCTGGCGGTCGGGCCGCTCGCCCGCTGGAAGCATGCCGATGCGCGTGACATGGCACGGCGCCTGCGCCTGGCCGCCGTGATCGCCGTGGTGGCGGGCGTCGGCCTGCCCTTCCTGGTCGGCGACCACTGGAGCCCTCTGGTCGCGCTCGGCCTGCTGCTCGCCGTGTGGATCGTCGCCAGCAGCGCCTTCCAGATCCGCGAGCGCCTGCGCTCGGGCTGGCCGCCGCGCTCGTATTGGGGCATGCACATCGCACACATCGGCATGGCGGTGTTCGTGGTCGGCGTGACGATGGTCAAGGGCTACGAGGTCGAGAAGGACGTGCGCATGGCGGTGGGCGACACCGTCGAGATGGGTGGCTATACCTTCCGCCTCGATGGCGTGCGCCAGGTCGAAGGCCCGAACTACACCGCCGCACGCGGCGACGTGGCCCTCTTGAAAGACAAGGTGGAACTGCGCCACCTGCACCCCGAGAAGCGCAACTACTTCTCCTCGCAGATGCCCATGACCGAGACCGCCATCGACACCGGCTTCACCCGCGACCTCTACGTCTCGCTGGGTGAGGCGCTCGACACCGAAGGCCGCGTGTGGAGCGTGCGGGTCTACTACAAGCCCTTCGTGATGTGGATCTGGAGCGGCTGCCTGCTGATGGCGCTCGGCGGCGGCATCGCCGCGGCCGACCGGCGCTACCGCCTGAAGCAAAAGAGTGCCGTCGCCGTGCACGGAGCCCCCGCATGA
- a CDS encoding DsbE family thiol:disulfide interchange protein: MKKRYLLIPLALFIVLAVFLAIGLNRDPREVPSPLVGKPAPAFNLPQLQKEGSFSPKDMTGKVWLLNVWASWCVSCRVEHPVLVDLAKRKIAPIVGLDYKDQRPEALNWLARHGDPYDLSAVDADGRVGIDYGVYGVPETYVIDKAGVIRFKQIGPVTPEVLDKKILPLIAELQK; this comes from the coding sequence ATGAAGAAGCGCTACCTGCTGATCCCGCTGGCGCTCTTCATCGTGCTGGCGGTGTTCCTCGCCATCGGCCTCAACCGCGACCCGCGCGAAGTGCCGTCGCCGCTCGTGGGCAAGCCCGCGCCGGCCTTCAACCTGCCCCAGCTCCAGAAGGAAGGCAGCTTCAGCCCGAAAGACATGACCGGCAAGGTGTGGCTGCTCAACGTGTGGGCCTCGTGGTGCGTGTCGTGCCGCGTCGAGCACCCGGTGCTGGTCGACCTCGCCAAGCGCAAGATCGCGCCCATCGTGGGCCTGGACTACAAAGACCAGCGCCCCGAAGCGCTCAACTGGCTGGCCCGCCACGGCGACCCCTACGACCTGTCCGCCGTCGACGCCGATGGCCGCGTGGGCATCGACTACGGCGTCTATGGCGTACCCGAGACCTACGTGATCGACAAGGCCGGCGTGATCCGCTTCAAGCAGATCGGCCCGGTGACGCCCGAGGTGCTCGACAAGAAGATCCTGCCGCTGATCGCGGAGTTGCAGAAATGA
- a CDS encoding cytochrome c-type biogenesis protein, whose amino-acid sequence MSAKHFFLALSVALAATAAPAKDAAPLAEDPAVEARLVHISEELRCLVCQNESLAGSRADLALDLKREIRTMIKAGKSDQEIRDFLVNRYGDFVLYRPPVKPTTWLLWGGPFVLMAGGVIALIAFLRRRKPAEANLTPEEQRRADALIKGDS is encoded by the coding sequence ATGAGCGCAAAGCACTTCTTCCTGGCGCTGTCGGTCGCGCTCGCGGCCACCGCTGCGCCCGCCAAGGATGCCGCCCCGCTCGCCGAAGACCCGGCCGTCGAAGCCCGCCTCGTGCACATCAGCGAAGAGCTGCGCTGCCTGGTCTGCCAGAACGAATCGCTCGCCGGCTCGCGCGCCGACCTGGCGCTCGACCTCAAGCGCGAGATCCGCACGATGATCAAGGCCGGAAAGAGCGACCAGGAGATCCGTGACTTCCTGGTCAACCGCTACGGCGATTTCGTGCTCTATCGCCCGCCCGTCAAGCCGACCACCTGGCTGCTGTGGGGCGGGCCCTTCGTGCTGATGGCGGGCGGCGTGATCGCCCTCATCGCCTTCCTGCGCCGCCGCAAGCCCGCCGAGGCAAACCTCACACCTGAAGAACAACGAAGAGCGGACGCTCTGATCAAGGGAGACTCCTGA
- the ccmI gene encoding c-type cytochrome biogenesis protein CcmI, with the protein MGGFVLAAALLVAVTLVVLLRPWNRKPKAAAGSTSDVNAGIYRDQLAELDRDLAAGTLSAEDHAQARAELQRRLLDDVSATDTPAVTTGGMKHTVLVLALTLPLAAAGLYTWLGTPAALDPLARAAPTQQNVEKMVADLAARMEKNPDPRGFVVLARSYRAMGRLPEAEAAFERIGPALQENATLLAEYADVLASRAMGNLEGKPMALIDQALKLEPENPMALSLAATAAYNRSDYAQAITRWQQILRVVPPDSEDARWLNDAIAKTREQLAGVGGTAKAPAATAAATATPSPKTTAAGASVSGRVSLAPALAAKVQPGDTVFIFARNPQGSRLPLAVQRIQVSALPFSFKLDDSMAMSPEAKISGASEVRIEARVSRSGNATPQSGDLIGASATVKPGADKVEVVIDQVRP; encoded by the coding sequence ATGGGCGGATTCGTCCTGGCCGCGGCCCTGCTGGTCGCGGTCACCCTGGTGGTGCTGCTGCGCCCGTGGAACCGCAAGCCCAAGGCTGCCGCGGGCAGCACGAGCGACGTCAACGCCGGCATCTACCGCGACCAGCTGGCCGAACTCGACCGCGACCTCGCGGCCGGCACGCTGAGCGCGGAAGACCACGCGCAAGCCCGCGCCGAGCTGCAACGCCGCCTGCTCGACGACGTGTCGGCCACCGACACGCCCGCCGTCACCACCGGCGGCATGAAGCACACCGTGCTGGTGCTCGCCTTGACGCTGCCACTGGCTGCAGCCGGGCTCTACACGTGGCTCGGCACGCCCGCCGCGCTCGACCCGCTGGCACGCGCCGCCCCCACGCAGCAGAACGTCGAGAAGATGGTGGCCGACCTGGCCGCCCGCATGGAGAAGAACCCCGACCCGCGCGGCTTCGTCGTGCTCGCGCGCAGCTACCGCGCCATGGGCCGCCTGCCCGAAGCCGAAGCGGCGTTCGAACGCATCGGGCCCGCCCTGCAGGAAAACGCCACGCTGCTGGCCGAGTACGCCGACGTGCTGGCGTCGCGCGCGATGGGCAACCTCGAAGGCAAGCCGATGGCGCTCATCGACCAGGCGCTCAAGCTCGAGCCCGAGAACCCGATGGCGCTTTCTCTCGCGGCCACCGCGGCCTACAACCGCAGCGACTATGCGCAGGCGATCACCCGCTGGCAGCAGATCCTGCGCGTCGTGCCGCCCGATTCCGAAGACGCGCGCTGGCTCAACGATGCCATCGCGAAGACACGCGAGCAGCTGGCCGGCGTCGGCGGCACCGCCAAGGCGCCTGCGGCCACGGCCGCCGCCACGGCGACCCCGAGCCCGAAGACCACCGCAGCCGGCGCGAGCGTGAGCGGCCGTGTGAGCCTCGCGCCTGCATTGGCCGCCAAGGTGCAGCCGGGCGACACCGTCTTCATCTTCGCGCGCAACCCGCAAGGCTCGCGCCTGCCGCTGGCGGTGCAACGCATCCAGGTGTCGGCCCTGCCCTTCAGCTTCAAGCTCGACGACAGCATGGCGATGAGCCCCGAGGCCAAGATCTCCGGGGCGAGCGAAGTGCGCATCGAAGCCCGTGTCTCGCGCAGCGGCAACGCCACGCCGCAATCGGGTGACCTCATCGGCGCGAGCGCCACGGTCAAGCCGGGCGCCGACAAGGTCGAAGTCGTGATCGACCAGGTGCGGCCGTAA
- a CDS encoding AraC family transcriptional regulator, which translates to MGAAERHRCEVMAAPWPGVHFTHIDSARHFPRHWHDTYGVGLIDDGAHHSASGRGAVQAYAGDLISTNPGEVHDGRPHGAPARRWRMVYMDAAALQASTLSPGDNASTALALTRPVFDDPPLRQALRRLFALAQDAEALALDEAWASVCGQLLARHAGLAASRPAASPALHQVRDQLADDLTHTPTLAELATLAGLSRFQVLRHFADAYGMPPHAWLRQQRVLRARALISAGQGLAEAAAACGFADQSHMTRSFVQQFGFTPGAWQHASLQ; encoded by the coding sequence ATGGGGGCAGCCGAACGCCATCGCTGCGAAGTGATGGCGGCTCCATGGCCCGGCGTGCACTTCACCCACATCGACAGCGCGCGCCACTTCCCGCGCCACTGGCATGACACCTACGGCGTCGGCCTGATCGACGACGGCGCCCACCACTCGGCCAGCGGCCGCGGCGCCGTGCAGGCCTACGCGGGTGACCTCATCAGCACCAACCCCGGCGAAGTGCACGACGGCCGCCCGCACGGCGCGCCGGCACGTCGCTGGCGCATGGTCTACATGGACGCTGCCGCGCTGCAGGCGAGCACGCTGTCGCCGGGCGACAACGCCAGCACCGCCCTCGCCCTCACGCGGCCGGTGTTCGACGACCCACCCTTGCGTCAGGCCCTGCGCCGTCTTTTCGCCCTGGCGCAAGACGCGGAAGCGCTGGCCCTCGACGAGGCCTGGGCCTCCGTCTGCGGGCAGCTGCTGGCGCGTCATGCGGGCCTCGCTGCCAGCCGCCCAGCGGCCTCGCCGGCGCTGCACCAGGTGCGCGATCAACTGGCCGACGACCTGACCCACACCCCCACGCTCGCCGAGCTGGCCACCCTCGCCGGCCTGAGCCGCTTCCAGGTGCTGCGCCATTTCGCCGACGCCTACGGCATGCCGCCCCACGCCTGGCTGCGCCAGCAGCGGGTGCTGCGCGCGCGGGCGCTCATCTCGGCGGGCCAGGGGCTGGCCGAGGCCGCAGCCGCCTGCGGCTTCGCCGACCAGAGCCACATGACGCGCAGCTTCGTGCAGCAGTTCGGCTTCACGCCCGGCGCCTGGCAACACGCCTCGCTGCAATAG
- a CDS encoding methyltransferase domain-containing protein gives MTHAYVHGYADREHERLHDQARTLSDLLHHDTHYPEGCTVLEAGCGTGAQTLELAARSPSARFTCVDISAASLAMASRRAAEAGLHNVEFQQADLRTLPFAAGSFDHVFVCFVLEHLADPSGTLRSLLRLLKPGGTLTAIEGDHGSVMFHPEHPAARHAIDCQVRLQARAGGNALIGRTLHPLLQAAGAQRVQVSPRFVYADASRPGWVDGFTRKTFTAMIEGVRDEAIAAGLSSPADFDAGVQALHRTAEADGVFCYTFFKAVAQAS, from the coding sequence ATGACCCACGCTTACGTGCACGGCTACGCCGACCGCGAACACGAGCGCCTGCACGACCAGGCCCGCACGCTGTCGGACCTGCTGCACCACGACACCCACTATCCCGAGGGTTGCACCGTGCTCGAAGCCGGCTGCGGCACCGGCGCGCAGACGCTGGAACTCGCCGCTCGAAGCCCGAGCGCCCGCTTCACCTGCGTCGACATCTCGGCCGCGTCGCTGGCCATGGCGAGCCGGCGCGCCGCCGAAGCCGGGCTGCACAACGTCGAGTTCCAGCAGGCCGACCTGCGCACCCTGCCCTTCGCCGCCGGCTCGTTCGATCACGTGTTCGTGTGCTTCGTGCTCGAACACCTGGCCGACCCCAGCGGCACGCTGCGCAGCCTGCTTCGCCTGCTCAAACCCGGTGGCACGCTGACCGCCATCGAAGGCGATCACGGCTCCGTGATGTTCCACCCCGAGCACCCGGCCGCACGCCATGCGATCGACTGCCAGGTGCGGCTGCAGGCACGAGCCGGCGGTAACGCGCTCATCGGCCGCACGCTCCACCCCTTGCTGCAAGCGGCCGGTGCGCAGCGCGTGCAGGTGTCACCGCGCTTCGTCTATGCCGACGCCAGCCGCCCCGGCTGGGTCGACGGTTTCACGCGCAAGACCTTCACCGCCATGATCGAAGGCGTGCGCGACGAGGCCATCGCGGCGGGGCTGTCGTCTCCCGCCGACTTCGACGCCGGGGTGCAGGCCCTGCATCGCACCGCCGAGGCTGACGGGGTGTTCTGCTACACCTTCTTCAAGGCGGTGGCGCAGGCGTCGTGA
- a CDS encoding alpha/beta hydrolase, producing MTLRTLLIAVAAALTLGLVGCETVRPSVVPLRTLEQPAPCGPADTLIVMLPGSYSLPEEFQREGFVRTLRARQVAADVVLVDAHLGYYRDRTIIERLHADVVQPAKARGVRHVWLVGISLGAVGAMLYADEHPQALDGVVLLAPFLGTRLTALDIENAGGLAHWPAPPPRPDEEVDVRLWRWLKKQTAAGAPTLRIVQGYGVDDRFAYNNRLFSQSLPAAQVFTAPGGHDWPAWNDLWHRMAQTLPLRRSPACHVAEASDPVTTPAPPP from the coding sequence ATGACACTTCGCACGCTCCTCATCGCCGTCGCCGCTGCACTCACGCTCGGTCTCGTGGGCTGCGAGACGGTGCGGCCGTCGGTGGTGCCGCTGCGCACGCTCGAGCAGCCTGCGCCCTGCGGCCCGGCCGATACGCTGATCGTGATGCTGCCCGGCTCGTATTCCTTGCCCGAGGAGTTCCAGCGCGAAGGCTTTGTGCGTACCTTGCGCGCTCGGCAGGTGGCGGCCGATGTGGTGCTCGTCGACGCACACCTCGGCTACTACCGCGACCGGACCATCATCGAGCGCCTCCACGCCGACGTGGTGCAGCCTGCGAAGGCGCGCGGTGTGCGCCATGTGTGGCTGGTCGGCATCTCGCTCGGGGCGGTGGGCGCGATGCTCTACGCCGACGAGCACCCGCAGGCGCTCGACGGAGTGGTGTTGCTGGCGCCCTTCCTCGGCACGCGTCTCACCGCGCTCGACATCGAAAACGCCGGCGGGCTCGCGCACTGGCCTGCGCCGCCGCCCCGACCCGACGAGGAGGTGGACGTGCGGCTGTGGCGTTGGTTGAAGAAGCAGACGGCCGCGGGTGCGCCGACGCTGCGCATCGTGCAGGGGTATGGCGTCGACGACCGTTTCGCCTACAACAACCGGCTCTTCAGCCAGTCGCTGCCAGCGGCCCAGGTCTTCACCGCGCCGGGCGGGCATGACTGGCCGGCATGGAACGATCTCTGGCATCGCATGGCGCAGACGCTGCCGCTGCGGCGAAGCCCGGCCTGCCACGTGGCCGAGGCATCGGACCCCGTCACGACGCCTGCGCCACCGCCTTGA
- a CDS encoding alpha/beta hydrolase family esterase: MRLVLLLSLAWAWLGPSHAAEGTISGPGDHSFSIEHGGKTRLYRVHVPPGFSADKPMPVVFALHGGGGSMDIQADDRFYGQIAKADAAGYVVVFPNGYSRFRGGRLATWNAGNCCGLARDENADDVGFIREIVGRLSAQPGIDPKRFYASGMSNGAMMSYRLACEMPETFRAIAAVAGTDNTRNCQPASPVSVLHIHARDDELELFDGGAGRKSRAVTSFVSVPESISKWVQLNGCQRTPERVFEAPGAYCEAYTGCRGQGTEVKLCVTETGGHSWPGGAKPRGRGRGSAAISATDLIWDFFRAR; this comes from the coding sequence ATGCGGCTTGTGCTACTGCTGTCGTTGGCCTGGGCGTGGCTGGGGCCCTCGCACGCTGCCGAAGGCACGATCAGCGGCCCCGGCGACCACTCGTTCTCCATCGAACACGGCGGCAAGACGAGGCTGTACCGCGTGCACGTGCCGCCGGGCTTCTCGGCCGACAAGCCGATGCCGGTGGTGTTTGCGCTGCATGGCGGCGGCGGCAGCATGGACATCCAGGCCGACGACCGCTTCTACGGGCAGATCGCCAAAGCCGATGCCGCGGGCTACGTGGTGGTGTTCCCCAATGGCTACAGCCGTTTCCGCGGCGGCAGGCTGGCCACCTGGAATGCCGGCAACTGCTGCGGCCTCGCCCGCGATGAAAACGCCGACGACGTGGGCTTCATCCGCGAGATCGTCGGGCGCCTGAGTGCGCAGCCGGGCATCGACCCGAAGCGCTTCTATGCGAGCGGCATGTCCAACGGCGCCATGATGAGTTATCGCCTCGCCTGCGAGATGCCAGAAACCTTCCGCGCCATCGCCGCGGTGGCCGGTACCGACAACACGCGCAACTGTCAGCCGGCCTCGCCCGTGTCGGTGCTGCACATCCATGCGCGCGACGACGAGCTGGAGTTGTTCGATGGCGGCGCCGGGCGCAAGTCGCGTGCAGTGACCTCTTTCGTGTCCGTGCCCGAGTCGATCTCGAAGTGGGTGCAGCTGAACGGCTGTCAGCGCACGCCCGAGCGTGTGTTCGAGGCGCCGGGTGCCTACTGCGAGGCCTACACGGGCTGCCGCGGGCAGGGCACCGAGGTCAAGCTCTGCGTCACCGAGACGGGCGGGCATTCATGGCCAGGTGGGGCCAAGCCGCGTGGGCGGGGCCGGGGCTCGGCCGCGATCTCGGCCACCGACCTCATCTGGGACTTCTTCCGAGCACGATGA